The following nucleotide sequence is from Salvia splendens isolate huo1 chromosome 2, SspV2, whole genome shotgun sequence.
gggccgggcccacaaccgtgctcgttgacAAGATCACGGTCGTGGGTGCTCTCAAGTCAAAAAGAGAATACAATTTGAGTGGCTTTAAACCGAAAGTCCGTATAATTTTGGGAGCATCTCCAGAGCTGCCCGTAAATTAAATCCGCAATCTGCCCGAAACCGCACGGAATAGCTGCCCGCGGGCAGCCCAAACTCCAATACCTCTCCTACTCTCCACTATCATCAATCACACATTCACTCCCCAACGCCACCACCACGCCGCCCTTCCTCCGCCGTGGTGGCTGGCCTATCGTGAATGCGAAAATGGGGCAAGGACTCAGATGCAGGGAGCTCGAGGATACTGAGCTGTTCAACGCAGTTCAGAACGGAGAGATTGACACTGTCGAAGCGCTGGCCGCGGAAGCCCCAAATCTCTTGACGATCAAAACTGCTCACGGCCGGCTCTCCGCGCTCCACGTGGCAGCTGCCTATGGGCGCCTCGAGGTGGGCGTCTCTTTAATTTTTGCTGCTTGATTGATTGGCATCGCCATGCTTTCTGGATTTTGTTTCGAcagagttgtttgatttgtatGAATTGTGCTTTTTTTCTCTTAGGTTCTTTCTATGCTTCTAGATCGGTTCGGGAATCCAGATATCTTGAATCGGCACAAACAGGTCTGATATAATTCTCGATCGTTTTTTACAAGTTTTGTGTTTTTGATCATTGTCATTTTAATAGATTCGTATGTTGTTGTTTGCTTAGACTCCATTGATGTTAGCTGCGATTCACGGCAAGCTCTCCTGCGTGGAAAGGCTTATTCAAGCAGGAGCTAATGTATGAGAGTTTTCCCTTTTGTGTTTTTTCCTGCTTTTATTGAGAATATGCCTTTTAATTTGATGATGGATTTTGGTGGTGATATTGCAGGTATTATTATTTGATACATTACATGGGAGAACATGTTTGCATTATGCAGCTTATTATGGTCACTCAGATTGCCTCCAATTGATTCTTTCTGCTGGCAATTCCACCCCAGTTTCTCAATCTTGGTAACTCCCTGTTTCTCATTGattttttcttgaatttcaagtttttttttgtgtgtgtgtgtgtttgtttgtttCATCAGCTTATTCTATTCTTTGGATTGTTTAGGGGATTTTCAAGATTTGTTAATGTCAGAGACGGTAGTGGTGCAACCCCATTGCATTTAGCTGCCCGGCAAAAGCGCACAGATTGTGTTCACATTCTACTAAGCAGTGGAGCTCTCGTCTGTGCTTCTACGGGTGGATATAGGTATCACTGTCTCAGTTTTACTAGCATTTGTTTTGAGTGATTCGGTTTAAGTGACTGATGTAGTTGCAGCTATCCTGGTAGCACGCCTCTGCATCTGGCTGCTCGTGGAGGCTCATTGGACTGTGTTCGTGAATTGCTTGCCCGCGGTGCTGATAGACTTCAAAGAGATTCATCCGGGTTAGGAACCTAAATCCTTTACTATGAAATGCAAATAAATGTATTTGTGAACCTTGATCCCAATAATTGTTATATGCGCGTTGCTAGTGCTGTTTGAATAGAATGTTTGTGTGAAAGCTTAAACTGAAACACATAGTTCAATGTTACAACCTCGGCCAACTCTTTCCCTTTGTGTCCGTGCATTTGATGCACACATTATTCCGTTCTATCTGTACCCTGCTGATTCTGTCTAAGTGAAAGATCGATTATATGTTATGGTGTCTCTGCAGGAGAATACCTTACATGGTTGCTGTGAAGCACAAACATGACGCATGTGCTGCTTTGTTGAACCCTTTGGCACCAGAGCCTCTAACTTGGCCATCACCATTGAAGTTCATTAGTGAGCTCAATCCCGATGCAAAATCCTTGCTAGAGAAAGCCCTGATCGAAGCCaacaaaaagagagaaaaggcCATCTTGACAGAAACACCTTGTACTGCTCAATCACTCCCATATTCTGGTGGAATTGACGATGAATCTGAGGTAATCAGGTAAATAAGATGACTAAACATGGTACTTGTTGGAAAATGTTTAcacaaaataagagaaactgAAGGCATAAAAGGATCTAAGTAAAACCTAATAAAAGACACATTGCTCTTAAATATACATGAGAATGATGTATTTCTTACAAACAGAATGGGGAGATTATACAGCTGACTCTGCATAATGGGAAAACCCTAGTTTGTTGCTTGGGAAAATAGGATATCTTTGTTTTTGTCAGTTGAGAAACGTATTCGACTTTTCGAATGATTAGTGGCAGAAGGTTGCTCTGAAGCTTTTTGATTATGGCTTTCTAAATCGCCATATTTGTTTGTGTTGATGCTGCATCCGCTTGCATGTTGTTTCCATTATGTTTGAGTTAAGTGTTTGGCATACAATGCAGGGTGGAGATGCGGAGCTATGCTGCATTTGCTTCGAGCAGGTGTGTACAATCGAGGTGCAAAACTGCAGTCATGAGATGTGTGCTCATTGCGTTCTAGCCCTTTGCTGTCACAGCAAACCCAATTCCTCTTCCAAGATTCCAGTCTGCCCCTTCTGCCGAAGCACCATCACTCGACTAGCTGTTGCCAAGACCAAAATCGACACCAAAACAGAGTTGGAGCCGGCTCCTGCAAAGCCAAGAGCAAGAATATCACTTAATCTTGGTGAAGGGAGCAGCAGCTTCAAGAGTTTGTCGTCACTGAGCTCGTTTGGGAGGTTAGGGCGCAGCTCCGGGAAGGTCGTTGCAGAGTGCGACCACGAGATGGTTAAGGCGTGATAGCGCTGAGGGCTTAAAAGTGCAAATGAGATTTCATCTCCGCTTTAGAAAACTAAATCATGGATTCAATTGAAAGTCTTAGGCCATCAATGAATTATCTTAAGGCGGCAACAACTGTTTGTGACTAATTCAATTCGTCCAAGTTGAAGCTGAGTCTCTGAATAGTATTTCATCTAAATGGGAAAATGAATATCTGAATTTGGCTATCGTCTCTTTTTTTGACATACATATTTTCAAGCATCTTATTTGTTTCAACTGTCAAATGCTGAATTTCGAAATCTGAGAGAACACTTCAACAACTGGCTTGAATTGACTAATCGTGTGTAATGTTGGAATGgaacagaaaaagaaaatctaAAAGATGCTTGAAAAGTTCCGACAATGTTTAATTCTGTCGAATTCTTCATAAATTACTGAGGTGAGAGAGGATAGATCCGTGAGATCtgacttttattttattttattttattttattttattttattttattttattttattttattttattttatagtagaaATTCCACAGAATTAAATTTGGAGGGTGCAATTGCATCTCGCCTAAGTGTGTGATGCCAAGTACTAATAGCTTACGTTCTTGTACACTATAGTAATTTGTCTATTACTAATAACTTCCTTTTTCTTAGAAAGTCAATTGTCTTTTTAACAACTTGCGTATGCGAAGAATTGTAAGTTGACTATGGACTCTTATATCATTATTTGCGTTTAAGTGTTGAGTTGCGTCAACAATATTTAATACAGTATCGAGTTTCTTGTCTCCTATTAAATATGACTTTATTGTAGAATCTCCATTATTCTTtattctactttattttcttttcgcATTAACTATATTTACTACTCTTTCTGCCCATGAAAAATAGGgcactttcattttctgcattcgttttacaaaaatgataataaatagttaaagtggagagaaagtaaagtacgagagagaataatgtagagaactatcgattatcatttttttcaaaacgaaagcaaaaaataaaagtgtcctatttttcgtggaaggggagtattatttttaaaaatgagtgtagaaaatgaaatgacttaaCTACCATGGAATGGATGGAGTACTAATTGAGACCCGCATCATTGTGCCCGATGTATATAGCATTTTTGgattttgatctatgcaaaactagatctAGAGCATTTAAATAAATGATGACCTAAAACGCAGAATAAAATGACATCAAACCCAGATTTTATAAAATGCTAATAATGACCTTCCGTAtgtttggttaattattgactatTAGATTACCTAATCCTAAGGCCAAGATTTAAATTGCATTTTTGGATTTAGATGCATTATAATTTGTATCTATCTCCCCAGCATTTCGTCTATTTAAACCTCTGTTGTGATCAATAAACGTAACTAAAAATCTGATTGACGCACAATAATTAAGGTGTATAAAGGTGTTTGCCTAGATAATTTTCTTGCATTAGTTGTCATTTTAgttaagaaaaaaagtaaaaaacagTAACATGTTAGAATTTTGCTTGGTCAACGTAGTTTGATCGGGTCATACAAATatcaaaagtattattttatgaaaGCAAATGGTATAGGATCGATCTACGCTTCTATTAGATAATCATAGTATATTCACTTTGTCTAAATCAACTTGCAGAAATctagtaaattaaaatttgtagtTTGAAAATGGAAGTATAATACTCCATTAGTTGATGTGTTGATTAACATCAAAGTTAAATGAGTCTTTATTATTTAACATACTTCATCAAGACACAACAATTATGTTCACAACTGACAAGCCTGCACGCGCGCGT
It contains:
- the LOC121764800 gene encoding putative E3 ubiquitin-protein ligase XBAT31 isoform X2, which codes for MGQGLRCRELEDTELFNAVQNGEIDTVEALAAEAPNLLTIKTAHGRLSALHVAAAYGRLEVLSMLLDRFGNPDILNRHKQTPLMLAAIHGKLSCVERLIQAGANVLLFDTLHGRTCLHYAAYYGHSDCLQLILSAGNSTPVSQSWGFSRFVNVRDGSGATPLHLAARQKRTDCVHILLSSGALVCASTGGYSTPLHLAARGGSLDCVRELLARGADRLQRDSSGRIPYMVAVKHKHDACAALLNPLAPEPLTWPSPLKFISELNPDAKSLLEKALIEANKKREKAILTETPCTAQSLPYSGGIDDESEGGDAELCCICFEQVCTIEVQNCSHEMCAHCVLALCCHSKPNSSSKIPVCPFCRSTITRLAVAKTKIDTKTELEPAPAKPRARISLNLGEGSSSFKSLSSLSSFGRLGRSSGKVVAECDHEMVKA
- the LOC121764800 gene encoding putative E3 ubiquitin-protein ligase XBAT31 isoform X1, with the protein product MGQGLRCRELEDTELFNAVQNGEIDTVEALAAEAPNLLTIKTAHGRLSALHVAAAYGRLEVLSMLLDRFGNPDILNRHKQTPLMLAAIHGKLSCVERLIQAGANVLLFDTLHGRTCLHYAAYYGHSDCLQLILSAGNSTPVSQSWGFSRFVNVRDGSGATPLHLAARQKRTDCVHILLSSGALVCASTGGYSYPGSTPLHLAARGGSLDCVRELLARGADRLQRDSSGRIPYMVAVKHKHDACAALLNPLAPEPLTWPSPLKFISELNPDAKSLLEKALIEANKKREKAILTETPCTAQSLPYSGGIDDESEGGDAELCCICFEQVCTIEVQNCSHEMCAHCVLALCCHSKPNSSSKIPVCPFCRSTITRLAVAKTKIDTKTELEPAPAKPRARISLNLGEGSSSFKSLSSLSSFGRLGRSSGKVVAECDHEMVKA
- the LOC121764800 gene encoding putative E3 ubiquitin-protein ligase XBAT31 isoform X3; the protein is MGQGLRCRELEDTELFNAVQNGEIDTVEALAAEAPNLLTIKTAHGRLSALHVAAAYGRLEVLSMLLDRFGNPDILNRHKQTPLMLAAIHGKLSCVERLIQAGANVLLFDTLHGRTCLHYAAYYGHSDCLQLILSAGNSTPVSQSWGFSRFVNVRDGSGATPLHLAARQKRTDCVHILLSSGALVCASTGGYSYPGSTPLHLAARGGSLDCVRELLARGADRLQRDSSGRIPYMVAVKHKHDACAALLNPLAPEPLTWPSPLKFISELNPDAKSLLEKALIEANKKREKAILTETPCTAQSLPYSGGIDDESEVIRVEMRSYAAFASSRCVQSRCKTAVMRCVLIAF